Proteins from a single region of Catenulispora acidiphila DSM 44928:
- a CDS encoding TetR/AcrR family transcriptional regulator, producing MSGVQDPRAARTRARLRAALLEACAEQPLSDVSVAEVVQRAGIGRATFYLHYPALEELAVDACADVVRDAVEALHAWRGIPDPATPPPPLEEFFSSLEQHRAVYTALMTPGGGGPLGSVLHRDLRERSRRERELAGAPEAELVAAAVAGTFAGVLADWLHGLVPGTATEVAGRVWRLLISLHRTPLG from the coding sequence ATGAGCGGTGTTCAAGATCCCCGCGCCGCACGAACCCGGGCCCGACTCCGTGCGGCACTGCTGGAGGCCTGCGCCGAGCAGCCGCTCAGTGACGTCAGCGTCGCCGAAGTAGTCCAGCGCGCAGGTATCGGACGCGCCACCTTCTACCTCCACTACCCGGCCCTCGAGGAACTCGCCGTCGACGCCTGCGCGGATGTAGTGCGCGACGCGGTCGAAGCCCTGCACGCCTGGCGCGGAATCCCGGACCCCGCCACACCGCCGCCACCGCTGGAGGAGTTTTTCAGCAGCCTGGAGCAGCACCGCGCGGTCTACACGGCACTGATGACCCCGGGCGGCGGCGGCCCACTCGGCTCGGTCCTGCACCGCGATCTCAGGGAACGCAGTCGCAGGGAGCGCGAACTGGCAGGCGCACCCGAAGCAGAACTGGTCGCGGCAGCAGTGGCCGGCACATTCGCTGGAGTACTGGCCGACTGGCTGCACGGACTGGTACCGGGCACGGCGACAGAAGTGGCGGGGCGGGTATGGCGACTGCTGATCTCACTGCATCGGACGCCGCTCGGGTGA
- a CDS encoding DUF1304 domain-containing protein produces the protein MQTTANVLVGLVAALHAYILILEMFLWQKKPGRGLSGFDADMARATAPLAANQGLYNGFLAAGLVWGLVADDPTAFSAKVFFLVCVVVAGIYGAATANRRILVAQALPGALALAAVLLAR, from the coding sequence GTGCAGACAACAGCGAACGTCCTCGTCGGCCTGGTCGCAGCCCTCCACGCGTACATCCTGATCCTGGAGATGTTCCTGTGGCAGAAGAAGCCGGGGCGCGGACTCTCCGGCTTCGACGCCGACATGGCGCGCGCGACCGCGCCGCTGGCTGCGAACCAGGGTCTGTACAACGGGTTCCTCGCCGCGGGACTGGTGTGGGGACTCGTCGCCGACGACCCGACCGCCTTCTCGGCGAAGGTGTTCTTCCTGGTCTGCGTCGTCGTCGCGGGCATTTACGGGGCGGCTACAGCGAATCGGCGCATCCTCGTGGCACAGGCCTTGCCCGGGGCGCTCGCGCTGGCGGCGGTACTGTTGGCGCGATGA
- a CDS encoding alpha/beta hydrolase, which produces MSRQQREAIDTLLRSAPRSETPPTVEEQRSGFAAAIARPAPPDVATRKTTLGGRPALELTPAGASGPSHLLYLHGGGYVIGSPDTHAGLVGELARRARLRTTSVDYRLAPEHAFPAAVEDGLAAYRELLETGTDARDIVIGGDSAGGGLTLATLLAARDAGLPQPAAAVVFSPWVDLTVSGASAQSKDGIDPIFVEPDLHAYAELYIGAGDRSQPLASPLFADLTGLPPLLIQVGANELLLDDAVRLAGRAGADDVEVTLEIGSGLPHVFQHHYGRLDEADDALDRAARFVTARVLSHD; this is translated from the coding sequence ATGTCCCGACAGCAGCGCGAAGCCATCGACACCCTGCTCCGCTCCGCCCCGCGCAGCGAGACCCCACCGACCGTCGAGGAGCAGCGCAGCGGTTTCGCCGCAGCCATCGCACGCCCAGCACCGCCGGACGTGGCGACCCGCAAGACCACGCTCGGCGGACGACCAGCCCTGGAGCTGACCCCGGCCGGCGCTTCCGGTCCCAGCCACCTGCTCTACCTGCACGGCGGCGGGTACGTCATCGGCTCGCCGGACACGCACGCCGGACTGGTCGGCGAGCTGGCTCGGCGTGCCCGGCTCCGGACGACGTCGGTGGACTACCGGCTGGCGCCCGAGCATGCGTTCCCGGCAGCCGTCGAGGACGGTCTCGCCGCCTACCGAGAGCTATTGGAGACCGGCACTGACGCGCGCGACATCGTCATCGGCGGCGACTCGGCGGGTGGCGGTCTGACGCTCGCGACGTTGCTCGCGGCTCGCGACGCCGGACTGCCGCAGCCTGCTGCCGCAGTCGTCTTCTCTCCGTGGGTGGACCTAACCGTGAGCGGTGCGAGTGCCCAGAGCAAGGACGGGATAGACCCGATCTTCGTCGAGCCCGACCTCCACGCTTACGCAGAGCTCTACATCGGCGCGGGTGACCGTTCGCAACCGCTGGCCAGCCCGTTGTTCGCGGATCTGACCGGACTTCCGCCGCTGCTGATCCAGGTCGGGGCGAACGAGCTGCTGCTCGACGACGCGGTTCGGCTGGCTGGTCGCGCCGGCGCCGACGACGTGGAGGTCACGCTGGAGATCGGCAGCGGTCTGCCGCATGTGTTCCAACACCACTACGGCCGGCTCGACGAGGCGGATGACGCGCTCGACCGTGCCGCTCGCTTCGTGACGGCTCGCGTACTGAGCCACGACTAG
- a CDS encoding MarR family winged helix-turn-helix transcriptional regulator, whose amino-acid sequence MSPVTPIFTDLVRVETRLYNAVSARLRTEHDVSLGQFEFLEIIDRVPGCRVLDIVGEVAITVGAVSKAVDRLVAAGWCVRVPHPQDRRSSVLRLTAEGEKVLAACRPVVEDELAALTAGISQGDLTRVGATMAALRASLEAGAQGQPG is encoded by the coding sequence GTGAGCCCCGTCACGCCGATCTTCACCGACCTCGTCCGCGTCGAGACCCGCCTCTACAACGCCGTGAGCGCGCGCCTGCGCACCGAGCACGACGTGAGCCTCGGCCAGTTCGAGTTCCTGGAGATCATCGACCGCGTCCCGGGCTGCCGCGTCCTCGACATCGTGGGCGAGGTCGCGATCACCGTCGGCGCCGTCAGCAAAGCGGTGGACCGGCTCGTCGCCGCGGGCTGGTGCGTGCGCGTCCCGCACCCCCAGGACCGCCGCTCGTCCGTCCTGCGCCTCACCGCCGAGGGCGAGAAGGTGCTGGCGGCGTGCCGACCCGTCGTCGAGGACGAACTCGCGGCACTGACGGCGGGGATTTCCCAGGGCGACCTGACGCGCGTCGGCGCGACCATGGCCGCGCTTCGTGCCTCGCTCGAGGCGGGAGCTCAGGGGCAGCCGGGCTGA
- a CDS encoding RDD family protein gives MTQPQYPDAPPPGQGNQYTPGYQGMPQAPPIPAGYGYGAPQMNVPPGMYYDPNSELVLPQGVELASVGRRIGAYFLSIVLVVVTLGVGYLIWGLIAWGKGRGPTQQVLGMRCWTPNNGRVAGWGTMALRNIVGGIVQGILSFVTMLVSFVLFLSGKQHKTLPDLVGSTVVLYDPNNILENWQG, from the coding sequence ATGACTCAGCCGCAGTACCCGGACGCGCCTCCTCCCGGCCAGGGCAACCAGTACACGCCGGGCTACCAGGGGATGCCGCAGGCGCCGCCGATTCCGGCGGGCTACGGCTATGGGGCGCCGCAGATGAACGTGCCTCCGGGCATGTACTACGACCCGAACTCGGAGCTGGTGCTCCCGCAGGGCGTCGAGCTCGCCAGCGTCGGCCGCCGCATCGGCGCCTACTTCCTGTCGATCGTGCTCGTCGTCGTCACACTCGGCGTCGGCTACCTCATCTGGGGCCTGATCGCCTGGGGCAAGGGCCGCGGCCCGACACAGCAGGTCCTCGGCATGCGCTGCTGGACCCCGAACAACGGCCGCGTCGCCGGCTGGGGCACCATGGCCCTCCGCAACATCGTCGGCGGCATCGTCCAGGGCATCCTGTCCTTCGTGACGATGCTGGTCTCCTTCGTCCTGTTCCTGAGCGGCAAGCAGCACAAGACCCTCCCCGACCTCGTGGGCAGCACGGTCGTCCTCTACGACCCGAACAACATCCTCGAGAACTGGCAGGGCTAG
- a CDS encoding ATP-binding protein, producing MPEQRLITRHLQPVLAELLADEPVVVLTGARTVGKSTLLAACAEVEGVPVLDLDDLPTRRAVAADLELFVGADRPTPVCIDEFQHVPQLLDAIKAELNKDLRAGRFVLTGSTRYGSLPTAGQSLTGRAHVVTMWPLSQGEINGVKETALDALISDPASLVVSDPATATRADYERVVLAGGFPLALARDSGRSRDRWFRDFVTLVVERDVLEIRKVRQRQVLPQVLRRLADQTGQVVNVANIADAVGLDATTVKDYLGLLEAVFLIHRVEPFTRSAANRAIRSAKAHVVDTGLGAHLIGLTSQKLAGRMPAALTQFGHLVETFAVNELMKQAGWANQEVEFSHFRTRDHQEVDLVIETAAGSVAAIEVKASGTVADHDFAGLRLLRDKLGDAFVGGAVVNLGQRSYTYEERLHVLPLERLWTPASSGTNDTPHTQQK from the coding sequence GTGCCCGAGCAGCGACTGATCACCCGCCACCTTCAGCCCGTCCTTGCCGAGTTGCTCGCCGACGAACCGGTAGTGGTGCTCACCGGGGCGCGGACCGTCGGCAAGAGCACGCTCCTGGCGGCCTGCGCCGAGGTCGAAGGGGTGCCGGTCCTGGATCTCGACGACCTTCCGACCAGACGCGCTGTCGCGGCGGACCTCGAACTGTTCGTGGGAGCCGACCGTCCGACGCCGGTCTGCATCGACGAGTTCCAGCACGTTCCACAGCTTCTCGACGCTATCAAGGCCGAGTTGAACAAAGACCTGCGTGCCGGGCGGTTCGTACTGACTGGATCAACCCGGTACGGCTCCCTCCCGACTGCCGGCCAGTCGTTGACCGGTCGAGCCCACGTCGTCACCATGTGGCCGCTGTCCCAAGGTGAGATCAACGGGGTCAAGGAAACCGCCCTCGACGCCCTGATCAGCGATCCTGCGTCCCTCGTGGTCAGCGATCCTGCCACGGCCACGCGCGCCGATTACGAGCGTGTCGTTCTCGCCGGCGGATTCCCGCTGGCGTTGGCGCGCGACTCCGGACGCTCTCGCGACCGCTGGTTCCGCGATTTCGTGACCCTGGTCGTAGAGCGAGACGTACTGGAGATTCGCAAGGTCCGGCAACGCCAGGTGCTTCCCCAAGTGCTACGCCGCCTCGCCGACCAAACCGGCCAAGTGGTCAACGTCGCGAACATCGCCGATGCCGTCGGCTTGGATGCCACGACGGTTAAGGACTACCTGGGCCTGTTGGAAGCTGTCTTCCTCATCCATCGAGTCGAACCGTTCACTCGCTCGGCCGCCAACCGTGCGATCCGCAGCGCGAAAGCACACGTCGTCGACACCGGACTCGGCGCCCATCTCATCGGTCTGACCTCGCAGAAACTGGCGGGCCGGATGCCCGCCGCCCTGACACAGTTCGGCCACCTGGTCGAGACATTCGCTGTGAACGAGCTGATGAAACAGGCAGGCTGGGCAAACCAGGAGGTTGAGTTCTCCCACTTCCGTACACGCGACCATCAAGAAGTCGACCTCGTCATCGAGACCGCTGCGGGCTCCGTCGCCGCGATCGAGGTTAAAGCGTCCGGCACTGTCGCCGACCACGACTTCGCCGGGCTCCGGCTACTACGGGACAAACTTGGCGACGCCTTCGTCGGTGGAGCGGTCGTCAACCTCGGCCAACGGTCGTACACCTATGAGGAACGCCTCCACGTCCTTCCGCTCGAACGCCTGTGGACACCAGCATCAAGTGGCACCAATGACACGCCGCATACCCAACAGAAATGA
- a CDS encoding thioredoxin domain-containing protein, which produces MNRLASATSPYLLQHADNPVDWWPWGEEAFAEARRRDVPVLLSIGYAACHWCHVMAHESFEDEATAALMNEKYVCVKVDREERPDVDAVYMAATQAMTGGGGWPMTVFATPEGKPFQAGTYYPPVARHGLPSFRQLLVAVDRAWGDIREDVLRAGDGLVAELAHHARVVAGAEGVPDAGALATAVGVLRREFDGVRGGFGGAPKFPPSMTLEQLLRHHARTGDADALAMVRQTCEAMARGGMYDQLGGGFARYAVDDAWVVPHFEKMLYDNALLLRAYLHLWRATGDALALRVVNETADWMLRELWLDGAGGFASSLDADTDGVEGKFYAWDAEQIADAVGEKEAGDAGDAAWAAAVFNVTAQGTFEHGLSVLQLLQDPDDLDRFQRIRDSLFEARRDQRTAPGRDDKAVAAWNGLAVAALAEAGALTGRQELVSAARQTAEMLERIHWDGKTMRLTRTSRDGVAGAQNPGVLEDYADVAEGLLALYAVTGETRWFAFAGRLLDVVLDNFRDDSGLFYDTADDAEALIFRPADPTDNATPGGTSAAAGALLTYAALTGSGRHREAAEQALHFTGALAEKAPRFAGWGLAVAEALADGPREVAIIGEWNGEWNGEWGGDAASAEEGAETATSQAFQALHLAALRSAAPGLVVAVTPPTGAAQPAHGSGTENLPELLSDRSTINGEPAAYVCRGFVCQTPTTDVTEMTAQLA; this is translated from the coding sequence GTGAACCGATTGGCTAGCGCGACCTCGCCTTACCTGCTGCAGCACGCCGACAACCCCGTCGATTGGTGGCCCTGGGGAGAAGAAGCGTTCGCGGAAGCACGTCGTCGAGATGTACCTGTTCTGCTGTCAATCGGGTACGCCGCGTGCCACTGGTGTCATGTGATGGCGCACGAGAGCTTCGAGGATGAGGCGACTGCTGCGCTCATGAATGAGAAGTACGTGTGCGTGAAGGTGGATCGGGAGGAGCGGCCTGATGTGGATGCCGTCTATATGGCGGCTACGCAGGCTATGACGGGGGGTGGCGGGTGGCCTATGACGGTGTTCGCCACGCCTGAGGGGAAGCCTTTTCAGGCTGGGACTTACTACCCGCCGGTGGCGCGGCATGGGTTGCCTTCTTTTCGGCAGTTGCTGGTGGCTGTTGATCGGGCTTGGGGGGATATTCGGGAGGATGTGCTGCGGGCTGGGGATGGGCTCGTTGCGGAGTTGGCGCATCATGCTCGGGTTGTCGCCGGTGCTGAGGGGGTGCCGGATGCGGGTGCTTTGGCGACTGCCGTCGGGGTGCTGCGGCGTGAGTTCGATGGGGTGCGGGGCGGGTTCGGGGGTGCGCCGAAGTTTCCGCCGTCCATGACGTTGGAGCAGTTGCTGCGGCATCATGCGCGGACCGGGGACGCCGATGCTCTGGCGATGGTGCGGCAGACGTGTGAGGCGATGGCGCGCGGGGGCATGTACGACCAGCTGGGTGGCGGGTTCGCGCGGTACGCCGTGGACGATGCGTGGGTCGTGCCGCACTTCGAGAAGATGTTGTATGACAACGCTTTGCTGCTTCGTGCCTACCTCCACCTGTGGCGCGCCACCGGTGACGCCCTCGCGCTGCGCGTCGTCAATGAGACCGCCGACTGGATGCTGCGCGAGCTGTGGCTGGACGGCGCCGGCGGATTCGCCTCCTCGCTGGACGCCGACACCGACGGGGTCGAGGGCAAGTTCTATGCCTGGGACGCTGAACAGATCGCAGACGCCGTAGGTGAGAAGGAAGCGGGGGACGCGGGGGATGCTGCTTGGGCGGCAGCCGTCTTCAATGTGACAGCCCAAGGCACCTTCGAACACGGGCTCTCCGTCCTCCAGCTCCTGCAGGACCCTGATGATCTCGATCGCTTCCAGCGCATCCGCGACAGCCTGTTCGAAGCCCGCCGGGACCAGCGCACCGCACCGGGACGCGACGACAAGGCCGTGGCGGCGTGGAACGGTCTGGCGGTGGCGGCGCTGGCCGAAGCCGGTGCGCTGACCGGACGCCAGGAGCTGGTGTCGGCGGCGCGTCAGACCGCTGAGATGCTCGAGCGCATCCACTGGGACGGCAAGACGATGCGCCTGACGCGTACCTCGCGGGACGGCGTCGCCGGGGCGCAGAATCCGGGCGTCCTGGAGGACTACGCGGACGTCGCCGAGGGCCTGCTGGCGTTGTACGCGGTCACCGGCGAGACGCGCTGGTTCGCCTTCGCGGGCCGGCTGCTGGACGTCGTCCTCGACAACTTCCGCGACGACTCAGGCCTCTTCTACGACACCGCCGACGACGCCGAGGCCCTGATCTTCCGCCCGGCGGATCCGACCGACAACGCCACGCCCGGCGGGACGTCCGCGGCGGCTGGTGCCCTGCTCACGTACGCCGCGCTCACCGGGTCGGGGCGTCATCGCGAGGCTGCCGAGCAGGCGTTGCACTTCACCGGCGCGCTGGCGGAGAAGGCGCCGAGGTTCGCGGGGTGGGGACTGGCGGTCGCCGAGGCGCTGGCGGACGGGCCGCGCGAGGTGGCGATCATCGGTGAGTGGAATGGTGAGTGGAATGGAGAGTGGGGTGGCGATGCGGCGAGTGCCGAGGAGGGCGCTGAAACCGCGACCAGCCAAGCCTTCCAGGCGCTCCACCTCGCTGCCCTCCGCAGCGCCGCGCCCGGCCTCGTCGTCGCCGTGACGCCGCCGACCGGAGCGGCGCAGCCGGCGCACGGGTCCGGCACCGAGAACCTCCCCGAACTGCTCAGCGACCGGTCCACCATCAACGGTGAACCGGCCGCGTACGTCTGCCGGGGCTTCGTGTGTCAGACCCCGACGACGGATGTCACCGAGATGACGGCGCAGTTGGCGTAG
- a CDS encoding SigE family RNA polymerase sigma factor — MAKHDEEFLEFASARTSHLFRTAYLMSGDWHQAEDLVQETLGKVYSVWGRKRRIENPDAYAQTVLTRTFISARRKRSSRELPSSQLPEGEFHEADTSLRMTLLEGLAALPPKDRAVLVLRFWEDRSVEEVAHIMGASSGAVRTRTNRALTRLRGALGDLLPDLALT; from the coding sequence ATGGCGAAGCACGATGAAGAGTTCTTGGAGTTCGCTTCAGCGCGGACTTCGCATCTGTTCCGTACTGCGTATCTGATGAGCGGGGACTGGCACCAGGCTGAGGACCTCGTCCAGGAGACGCTGGGCAAGGTCTACTCGGTCTGGGGGCGCAAGCGGCGGATCGAGAACCCGGACGCATACGCGCAGACCGTGCTCACGCGAACGTTCATCTCGGCGCGGCGCAAGCGCAGTTCGCGCGAACTGCCTTCCTCGCAGCTGCCCGAGGGCGAGTTCCACGAGGCGGACACATCCCTGCGCATGACCTTGCTGGAGGGCCTCGCGGCCCTGCCGCCCAAGGATCGCGCCGTGCTGGTTCTGCGGTTCTGGGAGGACCGCAGTGTCGAGGAGGTGGCGCACATCATGGGCGCCAGCTCGGGCGCGGTGCGCACCCGCACGAACCGGGCGCTGACCCGGCTGCGCGGCGCGCTGGGAGATCTGCTTCCGGACCTCGCCCTCACCTGA
- a CDS encoding NAD-dependent epimerase/dehydratase family protein, translating into MRVLVTGSAGFIGSHVVEALVAAGHEVEGLDLVDGEDVRDAADVRRALRGVDAVCHQAAKVGLDRTVGDAPDYVSHNDFGTSILLAAMAEAGVRALVFASSMVVYGEGRYECAEHGWVRPGPRREDDLIAGLFEPPCPTCALPLAPGLVGEDAPLDPRNVYAASKVMTEHLAASWVRLSDSVRAVGLRYHNVYGPRLPRDTPYAGVAALFRSALMRGEAPAVFEDGGQRRDFVHARDIATANVAALEWAANVDGREHGLSENGLSEMRVYNVGSGTPRTVGEMAAELARAMDGPAPVVTGGYRLGDVRHITASSARIRDELGWRPRVEFADGMAEFALTRSLA; encoded by the coding sequence ATGAGGGTTCTGGTCACCGGTTCCGCCGGGTTCATCGGATCGCACGTCGTCGAGGCGCTGGTCGCGGCCGGGCACGAGGTCGAGGGCTTGGACCTGGTGGACGGCGAGGACGTGCGCGACGCCGCGGACGTTCGCAGAGCCCTGCGAGGCGTCGACGCCGTGTGCCATCAGGCGGCGAAGGTCGGTCTGGACCGGACGGTCGGCGACGCGCCCGATTACGTCTCGCACAACGACTTCGGGACGTCGATCCTGCTGGCCGCGATGGCCGAGGCGGGAGTGCGGGCGCTGGTCTTCGCCTCGTCGATGGTGGTCTACGGCGAGGGTCGCTACGAGTGCGCCGAGCACGGCTGGGTGCGTCCCGGTCCTCGACGGGAAGACGATCTGATCGCAGGGCTCTTCGAGCCGCCGTGCCCGACCTGCGCTTTGCCGCTGGCGCCGGGACTGGTCGGCGAGGACGCGCCGCTGGATCCGCGGAACGTCTACGCCGCCTCGAAAGTGATGACCGAACACCTGGCGGCCTCGTGGGTGCGGTTGTCCGACAGCGTTCGCGCCGTGGGCTTGAGGTACCACAACGTCTATGGCCCGCGATTGCCGCGCGACACTCCCTATGCCGGAGTGGCGGCGCTGTTCCGCTCAGCACTGATGCGGGGCGAGGCGCCGGCGGTGTTCGAGGACGGCGGTCAGCGGCGGGACTTCGTGCACGCGCGCGATATCGCGACGGCGAACGTGGCTGCGCTGGAGTGGGCCGCGAACGTGGACGGACGCGAACACGGACTCAGCGAGAACGGACTCAGCGAGATGCGCGTCTACAACGTCGGCAGCGGAACGCCGCGCACCGTCGGCGAGATGGCGGCGGAGTTGGCGCGCGCGATGGACGGACCGGCGCCGGTCGTGACCGGCGGCTACCGCCTGGGGGACGTCCGGCACATCACCGCTTCGAGCGCGCGCATCCGCGACGAGCTCGGCTGGCGGCCGCGCGTGGAGTTCGCCGACGGGATGGCGGAGTTCGCGCTAACCCGTTCGCTCGCCTAG
- a CDS encoding YbjQ family protein has translation MSTDYSGGQDPANTVMVSTMNDLPGFRIERVLGECFGLTVRARNIGSSFGSAMKSIKGGELKGQTKMLVDSRMEAMTRLTEEATRRGGNAVLAMRFETSPGELGTEICAYGTACVATPDNPA, from the coding sequence ATGAGCACTGACTACAGCGGCGGCCAGGATCCTGCGAACACCGTGATGGTGAGCACGATGAACGACCTGCCGGGGTTCCGCATCGAACGGGTATTGGGCGAGTGCTTCGGGCTGACGGTCCGCGCGCGCAACATCGGCAGCTCGTTCGGGTCGGCGATGAAGTCCATCAAGGGCGGCGAGCTGAAGGGCCAGACGAAGATGCTCGTCGACAGCCGGATGGAGGCGATGACGCGGCTGACTGAGGAGGCCACGCGCCGGGGCGGTAACGCCGTGCTGGCGATGCGGTTCGAGACGTCGCCGGGCGAGCTGGGGACTGAGATCTGCGCTTACGGGACCGCTTGTGTGGCGACGCCGGACAATCCGGCGTAG
- a CDS encoding DUF1707 SHOCT-like domain-containing protein yields the protein MSVPAAFPANDPHGTMRASDADRDRVADALREAYAEGRLDADEHNERIDLAYKAKTLGELSPLVSDLPQRHITSPAGAPPSVPAMPADYAPGSKITAVFAEQKRGGRWLVPSQTIAAAVFGSVTIDLREAVLTQREVVITANAVFGSIEIKVPHGVVVRDEGTAVFGSRSGSDRNAAGDVPITPESPVVVLRGMALFGEVSVRYPKPKKLGKFLGR from the coding sequence GTGAGCGTGCCCGCAGCCTTTCCGGCCAACGATCCCCACGGAACCATGCGCGCCTCCGACGCCGACCGGGACCGCGTGGCGGACGCCCTCCGGGAGGCTTACGCCGAGGGCCGCCTGGACGCCGACGAACACAACGAGCGCATCGACCTCGCTTACAAGGCCAAGACCCTCGGCGAGCTGTCGCCGCTGGTGTCCGACCTGCCGCAGCGCCACATCACCTCTCCCGCCGGCGCGCCCCCCTCGGTCCCGGCGATGCCCGCGGACTACGCCCCGGGATCGAAGATCACTGCCGTCTTCGCCGAGCAGAAGCGCGGCGGACGCTGGCTTGTCCCCTCGCAGACCATCGCCGCGGCCGTCTTCGGCTCGGTGACCATCGACCTGCGCGAGGCCGTGCTGACCCAGCGCGAAGTGGTCATCACCGCCAACGCGGTGTTCGGCTCCATCGAGATCAAGGTGCCGCACGGCGTCGTGGTGCGCGACGAGGGCACCGCGGTGTTCGGCTCGCGCAGCGGCTCGGACCGCAACGCCGCCGGCGACGTGCCGATCACGCCGGAGTCGCCGGTCGTGGTGCTGCGCGGGATGGCGCTGTTCGGCGAGGTGTCGGTGCGGTATCCCAAGCCGAAGAAGCTGGGCAAGTTCCTCGGGCGCTGA
- a CDS encoding FadR/GntR family transcriptional regulator produces MANGLTGIQRGSLVDEVIDKLREQIGSGAWPVDARIPTEPELVEALNVGRGTVREAVRALAHAGLLEVRRGDGTYVRARSELSGALRREIQATTHDHVQEVRRAIEVEAARLAARRANPADLAACADALAARDLAARKVEKADPGDTSWVDEWVEADAHFHTAMVAAAGNPLLLDLYLEIGSALRTVLTERALRTDFDRFLVAGHSTLLDAVRAGDPEAAVREASLNVETSAEE; encoded by the coding sequence GTGGCGAACGGACTCACAGGCATCCAGCGCGGCTCTCTGGTCGACGAAGTCATCGACAAGCTCCGCGAACAGATCGGCAGCGGCGCCTGGCCGGTCGACGCCCGCATCCCCACCGAGCCGGAGTTGGTCGAGGCCCTGAACGTGGGCCGCGGCACGGTCCGCGAGGCGGTGCGGGCGCTGGCGCACGCCGGCCTGCTGGAGGTGCGCCGCGGCGACGGCACGTACGTCCGCGCCCGGAGCGAGCTGTCCGGCGCGCTGCGGCGCGAGATCCAGGCGACCACGCACGACCACGTCCAGGAAGTCCGCCGCGCCATCGAGGTCGAGGCGGCCCGTCTGGCCGCACGCCGCGCGAACCCCGCCGACCTCGCAGCGTGCGCCGACGCCCTGGCGGCCCGCGACCTCGCGGCGCGCAAGGTCGAGAAGGCCGACCCGGGCGACACCTCATGGGTCGACGAGTGGGTCGAGGCCGACGCGCACTTCCACACCGCGATGGTCGCCGCCGCCGGCAACCCGCTTCTGCTCGACCTCTATCTGGAGATCGGCAGCGCGCTGCGCACGGTGCTGACCGAACGCGCGCTGCGCACCGACTTCGACCGCTTCCTGGTCGCCGGTCACAGCACCCTGCTGGACGCGGTGCGCGCCGGGGATCCCGAGGCCGCGGTACGCGAGGCTTCGCTGAACGTGGAGACCAGCGCCGAAGAGTAA